In the genome of Raphanus sativus cultivar WK10039 chromosome 4, ASM80110v3, whole genome shotgun sequence, one region contains:
- the LOC108824948 gene encoding MATH domain and coiled-coil domain-containing protein At2g42470-like, whose protein sequence is MENKKKTSFSFEIENFWEKVDVIRSPIFLSGGCEWFVGVLPKGRKDEDQYLSVYLGVANPETLRLGWKRRASFSFILLNQSGKELCRRPELCKLFCAYTEKWGRSKELPLKKLKEKGSLENSKLIVKVEIQVHEVVDEGGITGKEMVDYMGFRVLVSQVAPVSKLLKKHRDIAANFRQRSQLVKTAYINLLLGLIETLNKPAHSFTDTELSNARSELMDLTRAGFKVDWLKTKLDKLSRERKKANSHVQKPDDEHIKSEGWLARFWNKWKVRLGGYAHVPYEKID, encoded by the exons ATGGAGAATAAAAAGAAGACGAGTTTCTCGTTTGAGATAGAGAACTTCTGGGAGAAAGTAGATGTGATACGATCTCCTATATTCTTAAGTGGCGGCTGCGAATG GTTTGTTGGAGTTCTTCCCAAAGGAAGAAAAGATGAAGATCAATACTTGTCTGTGTACCTCGGCGTTGCGAATCCTGAAACGCTCCGACTTGGATGGAAAAGAAGAGCTAGTTTTTCCTTCATTCTGTTGAATCAGTCAGGCAAAGAGCTCTGCAGAAGGCCTG AACTCTGTAAGTTGTTCTGTGCTTACACCGAAAAATGGGGTAGGTCAAAGGAACTGCCCCTTAAAAAGCTTAAAGAAAAAGGATCTCTGGAGAATAGCAAACTGATCGTTAAGGTAGAAATACAAGTACATGAAGTTGTTGATGAAGGAGGTATAACTGGGAAGGAGATGGTAGATTATATGGGTTTCCGAGTTCTTGTTTCTCag GTTGCTCCAGTGAGTAAGCTTTTGAAGAAACACCGGGACATTGCAGCAAATTTCAGACAAAGGAGTCAACTCGTGAAGACGGCATACATAAATCTTCTCCTCGGCCTTATCGAGACACTGAACAAGCCTGCACACAGCTTCACCGATACTGAGCTATCCAACGCTCGCAGCGAGTTGATGGATCTAACACGAGCAGGATTCAAGGTTGATTGGTTGAAGACAAAGCTTGATAAGCTTTCTCGGGAGAGAAAGAAAGCAAATAGTCATGTCCAAAAACCCGATGATGAACACATCAAATCCGAAGGCTGGCTTGCTCGCTTTTGGAATAAGTGGAAAGTAAGGTTAGGAGGATATGCTCATGTTCCTTATGAAAAAATAGACTAG